Proteins encoded within one genomic window of Geotalea daltonii FRC-32:
- a CDS encoding HD domain-containing phosphohydrolase, translated as MVAQTTSTILVVDDEENILRAIVRLLMEENDINVLTAGSGSEGLSVLQAHPDVALILSDQRMPGMTGAEFLQQAKSLAPEAIRMVLTGYADINATMDAINKGGASCYITKPWDDGMLVQTLTEGVQRYRMTMENKRLSALVQQQNAELHEWNNGLKSRVMEQTTRIRQQMEELRLSGEIATRNWQNTILAFSSVIGLLDSLAKNHSNNVSAVAEESARKLQLTEDEIETIRVAALLHDIGKIGIEPGILRMRYELLDDEERAEYARHPVRGQAVVDVVEGLRSAGQIIRHHHELYDGTGFPDGLSGKDIPIGARIIAIADFVDTTISRMDASVSIESIMKSLKEKAESFFDPELLPTVQEVSTSYYIGLTDRSMVVQEISPKDLCTGMVLAREVISGTGLLLLNKGATLDEAKIHALKRYYSVDPPEGGVFVFVSQ; from the coding sequence ATGGTAGCCCAAACCACAAGCACCATACTTGTCGTCGACGACGAAGAAAACATCCTCCGGGCCATTGTCCGCCTGCTGATGGAGGAGAACGACATCAATGTACTGACTGCCGGCTCGGGAAGCGAAGGGCTCAGCGTTCTGCAGGCGCACCCGGATGTGGCGTTGATCCTTTCTGACCAGCGAATGCCGGGAATGACGGGAGCGGAATTCCTGCAACAGGCAAAGAGCCTGGCTCCGGAAGCGATACGCATGGTATTGACCGGTTATGCCGACATCAATGCCACCATGGACGCAATCAACAAGGGTGGGGCTTCTTGCTACATCACCAAACCGTGGGATGACGGCATGCTTGTGCAGACCCTGACAGAAGGCGTCCAGCGCTACCGGATGACCATGGAGAACAAGCGCCTTTCCGCACTGGTACAGCAGCAGAATGCCGAGCTGCACGAGTGGAACAACGGGCTGAAGAGCCGCGTAATGGAACAGACGACCCGGATCAGGCAGCAGATGGAGGAATTGCGCCTGAGTGGCGAGATTGCCACCAGGAACTGGCAGAATACCATTCTTGCCTTTTCCAGCGTTATCGGCCTTTTAGATTCACTGGCAAAGAATCATTCTAACAATGTTTCCGCTGTTGCCGAAGAGTCCGCTCGCAAATTACAGTTAACAGAAGACGAAATCGAAACTATAAGAGTCGCTGCACTTTTGCATGATATAGGGAAAATAGGTATAGAACCAGGCATACTAAGAATGCGGTATGAGTTGCTTGATGATGAGGAGCGTGCAGAGTATGCCCGGCATCCGGTGCGGGGACAGGCAGTTGTTGATGTGGTCGAAGGTTTACGCTCAGCAGGCCAGATAATTCGTCACCATCATGAACTCTATGATGGAACAGGATTTCCAGATGGGCTATCCGGGAAGGACATACCGATTGGAGCACGTATAATCGCCATTGCAGATTTCGTGGATACGACTATCTCAAGAATGGATGCTTCGGTTTCAATCGAATCAATAATGAAAAGCCTAAAGGAGAAAGCAGAAAGCTTTTTTGATCCAGAGCTGCTGCCAACAGTTCAGGAAGTATCCACTAGTTATTATATTGGTCTTACAGATCGTTCGATGGTTGTGCAAGAAATTTCACCAAAAGACTTATGTACAGGCATGGTCCTGGCCAGAGAAGTGATAAGCGGCACGGGGCTTTTGCTTCTAAACAAGGGGGCGACATTGGATGAGGCTAAAATACACGCTCTGAAGCGATATTACAGTGTAGATCCTCCCGAGGGGGGAGTGTTTGTTTTCGTTTCTCAATGA
- a CDS encoding HD domain-containing phosphohydrolase: MSEPILFVDDEQHVLNALQRVFSESGLETVFTRSPIEALELCRSKKFAVIVSDNMMPEMKGIELLTRIKEESPETVKCLLTAHADLDTALQAINSGEVFRFIVKPWRNEELYQAVSEGVARFRIWDALRQHDEGVLHSLAETIELKDHYTRGHCNRVADHALRICELLKLPSTTSREIRYGSWLHDCGKIGVPETILNSTCMLSEQEMIVVRKHPEWGANVAQQANLSPTLINIIRHHHERFDGTGYPFGLKGVSIPLEARIVAVADVFDALTTDRPYKPAMSFAKAHKLMGDMRGNHLEGRLVDMFFQTLDTEKTGSEG; the protein is encoded by the coding sequence ATGAGCGAACCTATCCTTTTTGTTGATGATGAACAACATGTGCTCAACGCCCTGCAGCGGGTTTTCTCGGAAAGCGGCCTGGAAACCGTTTTCACCCGTAGCCCAATAGAGGCACTGGAACTGTGTCGCAGTAAAAAGTTTGCCGTTATCGTTTCGGACAATATGATGCCTGAAATGAAAGGAATCGAACTGTTGACACGGATCAAGGAGGAATCACCGGAGACCGTCAAATGTCTGCTGACAGCCCATGCCGATCTGGATACGGCGCTGCAGGCGATCAACAGTGGCGAGGTCTTCAGATTCATCGTCAAGCCCTGGCGAAATGAGGAGCTATACCAGGCGGTCAGCGAAGGGGTTGCCCGTTTCCGTATCTGGGACGCCCTCAGACAACATGATGAAGGTGTTCTCCATTCTCTGGCCGAGACCATCGAGCTGAAAGACCATTACACCCGCGGGCACTGTAACCGCGTTGCCGACCACGCTTTAAGGATATGCGAGCTTTTGAAGCTTCCCTCGACCACATCCCGGGAGATTCGTTACGGCAGCTGGCTGCACGACTGCGGCAAGATCGGCGTGCCGGAGACAATCCTCAATTCTACCTGCATGCTTTCGGAGCAGGAAATGATCGTTGTCAGGAAGCATCCCGAGTGGGGAGCCAACGTGGCCCAGCAGGCCAACTTATCTCCTACTTTGATCAACATTATCCGCCATCACCATGAGCGCTTCGATGGAACCGGGTATCCCTTCGGTCTGAAAGGGGTCTCGATCCCTCTGGAGGCACGGATAGTGGCCGTTGCCGACGTTTTCGACGCCCTGACTACGGATCGACCTTATAAGCCTGCCATGAGTTTCGCAAAGGCGCACAAGCTCATGGGAGATATGCGAGGAAACCACCTGGAAGGACGGCTGGTAGACATGTTTTTCCAAACATTGGACACGGAAAAAACAGGCTCAGAAGGATAA